GAGGGTGATGAGGAAAATAACGGCGAAATAAACGATGAGCGGAGCGGCGACTCGAACGACTGATACAATTTGATGGACGACTTGCCTGCCTTGGGAAGCAAAGAGTACCAGGATCGTGAACAGAAGACCGATCAAAGATAGCGGGCTGATCAGCTTCACGAAGGTTCTGTTGTACCATTCATCGCTGATGAGGAATCTTAAACCGAAGCGAGTGACAATGGCTGCTCCCAGCGGTATACCAAGGAACACACCAACACTCTTTGCGGCCAACGAATATTCGATGGTCAGACCGTCGTCTCCATCTCCGATGACGCGAATGAAAAAAATCGCGAGTGGAGCAAATAGGACCATTTGCAGGATCGAGTTGATTGCAACCAAAATCGCACAGTATTCACCGTCTCCTCCTGCTAGACCCGTCCAGACAAGGACCTGAAAGCTATTAGCCTGCATGTTCAGAGTTATTCCGTCGTATGGGCAAGGGACAAACCATTGCAATACACCGTGCGATGCCGACTAGGATTAAACCTTCGCGAAGTCCTCGTTCGTCGGGGAGAAACGCCCATGCTAAAGCAAGCTTCAAGTGGTCAGCATCAATCCTGCAGCATCAGCGAAGTCTCCGACCTACCATGAATAGAGGCGCTATAATCCAGTTCACAACGAGACTGAATGCAACTTGAATCCAGAGTGCTTTTTCGCGGAATGAGCGGTGGAGAGTCTCGAATCGCACTTTACACAGAATGGGGTACATCATGACTAGTAGGCCGATTGCTATGGAGTGTGTGAGCCATCATCCGGTCGACTGCGAGGTTCGAAACCAGGGGCATACCTATAGGCACCGACACACCAACGAATTTCCCCTTGTCCAGAGCTTTGCTCGTGTTGGGAACAAAGTTACCAAGAATGATACCAATAGCCATAGCCAGGAAGATCCAGACTGCAAGGAATCGATCTAGAAGGGCGAGCTGCTTGAATGCAGAAGTTGGACCCTCCGTGGCCGCATCGTTGTTAGACTTTGAGGCATCTGGCGTACCGCAAGCTTCGATATCGCTTGGATGCTGAGAAGGCGATGTGCCATCTTTTTCCCAAGTCATGCCGAAACTGCCTTTAGAATCCTTCAAATTCTGCAACGAGGTGTAACAAACTCATATAACAAAGAATCCCAAACTCTGACTAAATGTAGTCCCAAAATCTACGGATTGTATTCCTATTGACAACTATAACTGCTGCTCTCACATGTAAATCCCCATGGCTGATAAAGTTTACTGAAAACTGATAAGTGCTGTAGCCAATCACGGCACCGGAGTGACATGTTTCAATCACGTGATCTAGCACCACTCACTACCCAGTTAGGTCTCTATGAGGCATGCGCGTTTGAAATTAACAAGTTGACATGAGCCTAATTTGACTGCCAGGATAGACTTGTGCTGTGGGGGTGAGTTTTCACCAGAAGTATCGAAGGCAAGAACTTTCATAGCACAAGCCCATGCTGTATTGAGTCGAAGTAGCGAAATGGAACTGAGAGATATCGATACGAGGACAGGTTGCGCGTCGACCCTAATGTCAGTTGGACCCTTGAAGGCTTCCAGAAATGGTGAGTTTCGGTAATAGTATACCAGGCTTGGTATGATCTCATACATGCTAGCATCAGGCAGCTGCAAATGTAGAGGAACCTTCGAGGATAGTCGATATACAGACATGGCTTTAAAGCAGTCCACTAACTTCCTACTTTATGGCTAATCATCGGCTCAACGCGGGTAAAGCCATCATGGACTTATATCTCGGCTATACGATAATGATACATCCGTGATTTAATGTCTGTGCTACATGGTGGTTCTTGTGCGGCCTGCAAAGCCTGTGAAGTTTGCGCATTGACTCTCGAAGATTCATGTTTCTTCTCTCCAGGCGGATTCCACGATCCACAATTAACCCCACAGTCGGCGCCGGCTTTTGACCGACCATCATtgtttactccgtacgtatgGATACCTTTACAGGTAAGGTTTACAAACTGCGAAGTACGGCGTGATCAACATGACACTGAAGGTGCCCAGATGGTCTGATGTTTGGCAGTATTGACGATTCAGGGTGCTCCTAGAAGCTCAATCCTTCTGAGCTACTTGAATCGGCGTGGATTAAGTTCGACCGTTTACGTTCGGGATCGTATTGGTCAACAGTAGCCGGTACCGAGTAAATAAGGTTCCGAGTGATATTTCGGagctttttttggggggtcaagatcatctctactccgtactgaaGTCTGTGAATCGGGTAGTTCTTCGCTTATGAGATTATGCCGAACGGTTTGCACCGTAGCTAAGGAGCACAAGTGTCGGCCGTAACGGCAACTAGCTGAAAACAAGTGACGTTATCAAGCAAGACACGGGAGTTGATGACTTGGTTATCTGCTGGTAGTATCAAAGGGGCGGATCCTAGATACTACCATACACgctccatactccatagtcaTAGCCACAGCTGCATATATCAAGTTCGCTCCCCGTGGGAACCCCACGATCGACGGAGAAACTGCGGATTGCGCGTTAGACTAACGGTGAGAAATTTCAAGTTTCGGGGAATCGGGGAAATTGACCATGTAATGTTCACTGCAGACCGGTCGAGCAGTATAATGTGCGGCAGGTCATGCTAGATCTGGTAGTATGAGGTCATGCCATAACGGAAGAAGATGTCTCCCTTCGGCATCTTCAGGGGTATAGTATAACACAAATGGACTTACTATTGTTCAACTGTATTTGTCTTCAATGGCGATTCAAATGTATCCCGCTCGCTCATGAACGGATAGAATGACTGGGATCAACGAATCTAGTCGCGTTCTTGTTCAAAAGTAGAACAATGATTACCGGATAAATACTTCGATACATCATTGATTAGCCGGTGGTTGGTAGCTGCTTGAAAGGGATATTCGAGGGATGATCGTCCGATCCTCATGATGTGTTACTTTGTTTATGTCTTGGGCTACTAGCTTTATAGCTCCCTCATGATATCGGTAGCAGGGATTCTGGTGTAAACTGTGTGTAATCCGATTACAGATCCGCAATCGACCTGCTCAGTCTCACCATCTAAGAATTGAATATAGTCAATACACGTCAACTTTGATTTATGCATACCTATTCCACTCGGAATAATAAGCAAAGGTAAGCTTGGCAGTTAATGGACTTGTGGTTTCGCATCAGTAAGGTATGCTCCCTTGACAGGCTGATGAAGCGTCAGGGTAAAGAAGGGCATCTCTTTTAAGCCTCTCCATACCTTGGTCAAGTACTCGGCACTTGTGTCCGGAGACTCCGAACCCGATAGCCTGGAAATGCGGGGTTTTGATGGGACGGTGACATTGAGGTGATAGCGTGCTCATCCCTGCGGCATCAGCGTATGGTCTTGATTCTGTCATGCCGTTGATGCTTTAACAGGATTTACCTTCGAGCGTTCGAGTGTAAACCGAGAAGCCGAGCCATAGTGGCTTGACGGGAATGAGCCATGGGTATCTGTCTCCCTGGGCGTGGTTGCGGTCCGGGAGTGGAGCCTCAGGCGACGGACATTCCCCGGAAGAGAACACAGCTATGTAATTCGACCGTCTCTTGTATCAATCAAACACACAGTTATGCAATACACTGAACATTGCTTGACATGGCAATAAACCAAAGCTCAAGGGTTTAGAGATCTAAGGAGCATATTTCAATCTGAATGCGAAATGTTTTTGAATCTAAGGTAGGGAAAAGTATCTACCTTTGAGCTATCCATGGTATTATTACCCAGGCCAGGTACTACAGGTACCACCAACCATACGTACCTGTCTTACCCCGTGTCTCCGACCCCCAGTTTACGGCTCCAGAAAAACAACAaacatcgtcgtcatcatcccGACTCTTCTAGTCTCAAATCATTTTCCAGACAAGAGTGTCCGACAACAGCCCGGGGCTATTGTATTTCATTGTTGAGATCGTTTGTCGCTTCTATTCTGCGAAGTGGAACAGACCAGATCTTACCAAGTTGACCTATTGACTTACCTCTGATGCCTGCACTTCTTTGGACATACCGGGCCGATGGATCTAATCCAGTAATCGGCTCACATTCTCTCTCATGCTATACCAACATAGACGATGAGACCTGTGACTGTGATTGCTTCTTTCTAGCACAGTTCCACATTCTCTCGATTGGGACGCGGGATGTCGATCACCAATGCCATCCCATTATTATTCCCCAACAACCAAAGTGGCAAGTGGTACCTGCCTATCCTAGCAGATGACTGACTGCATGTggatttttcctttttttgcTGTCCCTTGCCCGCCCTTGGGGACCTTTGCCCAGACATTCATACATCATCGTGCAAACTCATAGTATGTAGTAATAAATTTAGATCATACCTAGTCACACACAAGTCCCTGCCTCCGATTTCTGGTCTGGTTATTAATATCGTCTTCTCCCCTTTTCCCTCCCCCtctttctcatttctcattTCTCTTTCTCAACGTGGTCGATCGTTTCTTTTCTGGTTACGGAGTGTATCACACCCTCCACAGCAATGAGATTCGGTTGGCTCGAGGTGGCCGCTCTGACGGCCGCTTCTGTAGCCAATGCCCAGGTTTGTGATGCTTTCCCGTCATTGTTTCGGATATAGTTGACAATAGTCATGGAAATAATCAGGAATTGGCTTTCTCTCCACCATTCTACCCTTCGCCTTGGGCTGATGGCCAGGGAGAGTGGGCAGATGCCCATCGACGCGCCGTCGAGATCGTTTCTCAGATGACactggcggagaaggttAACCTTACAACGGGTACTGGGTGGGTTGCGACTTTTTTGTTGACAGTGAGCTTTCTTCACTGACCATCTACACAGATGGGAAATGGACCGATGCGTCGGTCAAACCGGCAGCGTTCCCAGGTAAGCTTGCAATTCTGCAACAACGTGCAAGTGTAGTTGCTAAAACGCGGTGGTGCAGACTTGGTATCAACTGGGGTCTTTGTGGCCAGGATTCCCCTTTGGGTATCCGTTTCTGTGAGCTATACCCGCGGAGTCTTTCAGTCCTTGTATTATGTGCTGATGATTGTCTCTGTATAGCTGACCTCAACTCCGCCTTCCCTGCTGGTACTAATGTCGCCGCGACATGGGACAAGACACTCGCCTACCTTCGTGGCAAGGCCATGGGTGAGGAATTCAACGACAAGGGCGTGGACATTTTGCTGGGGCCTGCTGCTGGTCCTCTCGGCAAATACCCGGACGGCGGCAGAATCTGGGAAGGCTTCTCTCCTGATCCGGCTCTCACTGGTGTACTTTTCGCCGAAACTATCAAGGGTATCCAAGACGCGGGTGTGATTGCTACTGCCAAGCATTACATTCTGAATGAACAGGAGCATTTCCGACAGGTTGGCGAGGCCCAGGGATATGGTTACAACATCACGGAGACGATCAGCTCCAACGTGGATGACAAGACCATGCACGAGTTGTACCTTTGGTGAGTAGTTGACACTGCAAATGAGGACCTTGATTGATTTGACTGACCTGGAATGCAGGCCCTTTGCAGATGCTGTGCGCGGTAAGATTTTCCGTAGACTTGACCTCGCGACGAAGAAATCGCTGACGAACCATCGTAGCTGGCGTTGGCGCTGTCATGTGTTCCTACAATCAAATCAACAACAGCTACGGTTGTCAAAACAGTCAAACTCTCAACAAGCTCCTCAAGGCTGAGCTGGGCTTCCAAGGCTTCGTCATGAGTGACTGGAGCGCTCACCACAGCGGTGTCGGCGCTGCCCTCGCTGGGTTGGA
The DNA window shown above is from Aspergillus fumigatus Af293 chromosome 1, whole genome shotgun sequence and carries:
- a CDS encoding arsenic resistance protein — its product is MTWEKDGTSPSQHPSDIEACGTPDASKSNNDAATEGPTSAFKQLALLDRFLAVWIFLAMAIGIILGNFVPNTSKALDKGKFVGVSVPIAIGLLVMMYPILCKVRFETLHRSFREKALWIQVAFSLVVNWIIAPLFMLALAWAFLPDERGLREGLILVGIARCIAMVLVWTGLAGGDGEYCAILVAINSILQMVLFAPLAIFFIRVIGDGDDGLTIEYSLAAKSVGVFLGIPLGAAIVTRFGLRFLISDEWYNRTFVKLISPLSLIGLLFTILVLFASQGRQVVHQIVSVVRVAAPLIVYFAVIFLITLLVTRRLGFGYKLSCTQSFTAASNNFELAIAVAIATFGVDSDQALAATVGPLVEVPVLLALVYVVRWFARRQQWK